Genomic DNA from Nocardioides aquaticus:
TGTTCATGTGGCCGTTCTCGTCGATGTGGTCCTCGGGCACCGTGGTGTCGGTCGCGGTGTGCAGCGCGAGGACCTGGGCGGTGGTCGGCTGCGCGGTCGGGCGGGCGGCGGGGGAGTCGGTCACGGGGCCTTCCTGAGGGGCGGGGGACGGTGGTCGGGGGCGCAGCGGACGAGGTCCAGGGCGAACCCGACGTAGTCGGCGGCGACCTGCTCGGCGGTCGCCGGGCCGTCGTGGCGGAACCACTGGGGCAGCGCGGTGCACAGGGTCACCGCGGCGCGGGCGGCCTCGTGCGGCCGGGTGGTGGCGAAGACGCGAGCGCGCACGCCGTCCTCGACGACGGCGTCGACGACCCGCTGCTCGGCGACCCGGCTCGCGGCGACGCGGGACCGGGCGGCCGGCTCCAGGCTGCGCATCTCGGAGGCGCCGACGAAGCCGAGCTCGCGGCGGTGGGTGTGGAACAGCGCCAGGCACTCGACCACGTGCGCGAACCGCTGCACGGGCCCGTCGGCCTCGTCCAGCGCGGCCCGGGTGCGGGCGTGCAGGTCGGCCATCGTCACGTCGAGCAGGGCCACGAGGAGGTCCTGCTTGCTGTCGTGGTGGTGGTAGAGCCCGGGCACCGACAGACCCGCCCGCCCGGCGATCGTGCGCATCGTGGCGCCGTGGTAGCCGTACTCGAGGAAGGCCGACAGCGCCCCGGTCAGCGGGGCGTCCAGGACCAGCGGCGGGAACGTCCGCCAGTCGCCGGCGTGCACGGCGGCCAGGGCCGCGGCGGCGCCGCGCGGGGGGCGGTCCGCGGGGTCGGCGAACAGCTGCTCCACGGGCACCCCGAGGGCCTGCGCGACCTGGGCCAGGCGCTGGGTCGAGACGCCCGTACGGCCGTTCTCGATCCCGCTGACCGTCGCGGTGCTCACCTCGAGCAGGGCGGCCAGCTGCCGGGAGGTGAGGCCGCGCTGGTGGCGCAGGCCGCGGATGGTCCGACCGAGCCGCTCGCGGTGGGTGACGTCGCCGGACGGGACCGGCGGGACGTCGTCGAGCGTGGGCACGGGTTCAACATAACTGAACCCGGCGGTGGTGAGGGGGACGGTGGACGGACCCTTGACGCCCGGGTGCGGCCCGCGACATGGTGAGGTACGTCATACGCGCGCCGAGCGCTCGCTCGGCCCGTG
This window encodes:
- a CDS encoding helix-turn-helix domain-containing protein, which encodes MPTLDDVPPVPSGDVTHRERLGRTIRGLRHQRGLTSRQLAALLEVSTATVSGIENGRTGVSTQRLAQVAQALGVPVEQLFADPADRPPRGAAAALAAVHAGDWRTFPPLVLDAPLTGALSAFLEYGYHGATMRTIAGRAGLSVPGLYHHHDSKQDLLVALLDVTMADLHARTRAALDEADGPVQRFAHVVECLALFHTHRRELGFVGASEMRSLEPAARSRVAASRVAEQRVVDAVVEDGVRARVFATTRPHEAARAAVTLCTALPQWFRHDGPATAEQVAADYVGFALDLVRCAPDHRPPPLRKAP